In Tachysurus vachellii isolate PV-2020 chromosome 12, HZAU_Pvac_v1, whole genome shotgun sequence, the following are encoded in one genomic region:
- the rasa1a gene encoding ras GTPase-activating protein 1 isoform X2, producing the protein MDAEVRNEGRSTVAADGRGPESTQFPFYAKPNRVRVSELCQAAAPSYRPPSAPSPSPDGLSSAMIYPVQGEELTRAGSSSGQGGGCYSPGSEGTESRTSPSSAAPDGPSGFPPLPPPPMFPGSGSHGSVDESDQQDGAECEEEEAVFSLSAPPTNQWYHGKLDRTIAEERLRKAKTPGSYLIRESDRRPGSFVLSFLSKTNVVNHFRIIAMCGDYYIGGRRFSSLSDLIGYYSYVSCLLKGEKLLSPVAPPEPVEDRRRVRAILPYTKVPDTDEISFLKGDMFIVHNEHEDGWMWVTNVRTEEKGLIVNDLVEEVGREEDPHEGKIWYHGKISKQEAYNLLMTGQVCSFLVRPSDSTPGDYSLFFRTNENIQRFKICPTPNNQYMMGGRYYNSVKDIIEHYRKEQIVEGYNLKDPVPNQQQEQVVCNIIDENREIYKTIRRKTKDAFYKNIVKKGYLLINKGKGKRWKNLYFILEGNDAQLIYFESEKRATKPKGLIDLSVSSVYCVHDSLFGRPNCFQIVIQHFSEEQCIFYFAGETPEQAQDWMKCLQTFCSNLRKPTQAISNKRLRQVSSLVLYVEEAHKLPIKHFTNPYCNIYLNSVHVARTHPRDGQNPVFTEEFIFDDLSSEINRFEISLSNKTKKSKESDILFMRCHLSRLQRGQMIDEWFPLSSHVPLKGIEPGSLRVRARYSMEKIMPEEEYNEFKEVILQRDFHVIYALAHVCGQDRTLLASILLRIFRHEKAEAPLLRTLNDREINVEDEATTLFRATTLASTLMEQYMKATATPFVHHALKDTILKVMESKQSCELNPSKLEKNEDVQLNLANLLTILSELVEKIFMAAEILPPTLRFIYGCLQKSVQQKWPTNTTMRTRVVSGFVFLRLICPAILNPRMFNIISDPPSATAGRTLTLVAKSVQNLANLVEFGAKEPYMEGVNPFIKNNKQRMIMFLDELGNVPDLPDAPEHFRTDLTRDLAALHEICAIHSDELRTLSNERGAQQHVLKKLLAVTELLQQKQVQYANSNSNR; encoded by the exons ATGGACGCCGAGGTGCGGAACGAAGGCAGGAGCACAGTGGCAGCGGACGGTCGAGGCCCCGAATCGACCCAGTTTCCGTTTTATGCCAAACCGAATCGAGTGCGGGTGAGTGAGCTGTGCCAAGCCGCTGCGCCGAGCTACCGACCGCCGTCCGCCCCGTCCCCGTCCCCTGACGGCCTCAGCAGCGCCATGATCTATCCTGTGCAAGGAGAAGAGCTCACTCGAGCCGGGTCAAGCTCAGGACAAGGAGGAGGCTGCTATTCCCCAGGCTCAGAGGGAACAGAGAGCCGCACGTCTCCCAGCTCGGCGGCTCCGGACGGGCCTTCAGGTTTCCCGCCGCTTCCGCCTCCGCCGATGTTTCCCGGTTCCGGATCGCACGGCAGTGTGGACGAGAGCGACCAACAGGACGGAGCGGAGTGCGAGGAAGAGGAGGCTGTTTTCTCCCTCTCTGCACCACCCACTAACCA ATGGTACCATGGGAAGCTGGACCGGACCATTGCAGAGGAGCGGCTGCGCAAGGCCAAGACACCGGGCAGCTACTTGATCAGGGAGAGCGACCGGAGGCCTGGCTCTTTTGTGCTCTCCTTCCTCAGCAAGACCAATGTGGTCAACCATTTCAG GATCATTGCCATGTGCGGGGATTATTACATTGGCGGGAGACGCTTTTCATCCCTTTCAGACCTCATTGGTTATTACAGCTACGTGTCTTGCCTACTGAAAGGTGAAAAGCTGCTATCACCAGTGGCTCCACCAGAG CCTGTGGAAGACAGGAGAAGAGTGAGAGCCATCCTTCCATACACCAAAGTGCCAGATACAGACGAGATCAG ttTCCTCAAAGGAGACATGTTTATTGTTCACAATGAACATGAAGATGGCTGGATGTGGGTGACCAATGTCAGAACGGAGGAAAAGGGCCTTATAGTGAATGATctggtggaggaggtg GGACGAGAGGAGGATCCCCATGAGGGCAAAAT CTGGTACCATGGGAAAATCAGCAAACAAGAAGCATACAATCTGTTGATGACag GCCAGGTGTGCAGCTTTCTGGTGCGGCCGTCAGACAGCACACCGGGAGACTACTCGCTCTTCTTCCGCACTAATGAGAACATCCAAAGGTTCAAGATCTGCCCCACCCCCAACAACCAGTACATGATGGGTGGAAGGTATTACAACAG TGTTAAGGATATCATCGAACACTATAGAAAAGAGCAGATTGTAGAAGGCTATAACCTGAAAGATCCTGTCCCAAATCAG caACAAGAACAAGTTGTCTGTAACATCATCGATGAGAATCGAGAAATTTACAAAACCATTCGGAGAAAAACGAAAGATGCGTTCTACAAAAACATTGTCAAGAAAGGATACCTCCTAATTAATAAAG GCAAAGGAAAACGCTGGAAGAACCTTTACTTCATTCTTGAGGGCAATGATGCTCAACTTATCTACTTTGAGAGCGAGAAACGAGCCACCAAACCCAAAGGGCTGATCGACCTCAGTGTGTCTTCAGTGTACTGTGTGCATGACAGTCTGTTTGGCAG GCCAAACTGTTTCCAGATAGTGATTCAGCACTTTAGTGAAGAGCAGTGCATTTTCTACTTTGCGGGAGAGACACCTGAGCAGGCCCAG GATTGGATGAAATGCCTACAAACCTTCTGCAGTAACTTGAGGAAGCCTACACAGGCCATTTCCAACAAGCGTCTACGTCAG GTGAGCAGCTTAGTGCTTTATGTGGAAGAGGCCCACAAACTTCCAATCAAACATTTCACAAACCCATACTGCAACATCTACTTGAACAGCGTGCATGTAGCCAGGACTCATCCAAGAGATGGCCAGAACCCAGTCTTCACAGAGGAGTTCATCTTTGA cGACTTATCCAGTGAAATCAATCGGTTTGAAATCAGCCTAAGCAACAAAACTAAGAAGAGTAAAGAAAGTGATATTT TGTTCATGCGTTGCCATCTGAGCCGCTTGCAGAGGGGCCAGATGATTGACGAGTGGTTCCCGCTGAGCTCTCATGTGCCTCTGAAGGGAATTGAGCCGGGCTCCTTGCGTGTGCGAGCGCGATATTCCATGGAGAAAATCATGCCAGAGGAAGAGTATAATGAATTCAAAGAG GTGATTCTACAAAGAGATTTCCACGTGATCTACGCGCTGGCTCATGTGTGTGGGCAGGACCGCACTCTGCTGGCCAGCATTCTGCTCCGGATCTTCAGACACGAGAAAGCCGAGGCCCCACTACTCAGGACTCTAAATGACCGAGAGATTAACGTGGAAG ATGAAGCCACCACTCTGTTTCGTGCCACCACGCTGGCCAGCACTCTGATGGAGCAGTACATGAAGGCCACAGCCACACCCTTCGTCCATCATGCCCTCAAAGATACCATTCTTAAGGTTATGGAGAGCAAGCAGTCCTGCGAG CTGAACCCATCTAAACTGGAAAAGAATGAGGATGTACAACTGAATCTGGCCAATCTGCTCACCATCCTCTCTGAGCTGGTTGAGAAGATCTTTATGGCTGCTGAGATCTTGCCACC AACTTTGAGGTTTATTTACGGGTGCCTGCAGAAGTCTGTGCAGCAGAAATGGCCCACTAACACTACAATGCGGACCAGAGTTGTGAG tGGTTTTGTCTTCCTGCGATTGATCTGCCCTGCCATTCTCAACCCCAGGATGTTCAACATCATCTCTG ATCCTCCTTCTGCTACTGCAGGCAGAACACTCACTCTTGTGGCCAAGTCAGTCCAGAACCTAGCCAATCTAGTGGAGTTTGGGGCCAAG GAGCCCTACATGGAAGGAGTGAATCCATTCattaagaataataaacaaCGCATGATCATGTTTCTGGATGAGTTGGGG AATGTCCCTGACTTGCCTGATGCTCCAGAGCACTTTAGGACTGATCTGACCCGAGACCTTGCTGCCCTGCACGAGATCTGTGCCATTCACTCCGATGAACTCCGCACCTTGAGCAACGAGAGAGGAGCACAGCAG CATGTGCTGAAAAAGCTGCTGGCCGTCACGGAGCTCCTCCAGCAAAAACAGGTGCAATACGCCAATTCCAACAGCAACAGGTAG
- the rasa1a gene encoding ras GTPase-activating protein 1 isoform X1 encodes MDAEVRNEGRSTVAADGRGPESTQFPFYAKPNRVRVSELCQAAAPSYRPPSAPSPSPDGLSSAMIYPVQGEELTRAGSSSGQGGGCYSPGSEGTESRTSPSSAAPDGPSGFPPLPPPPMFPGSGSHGSVDESDQQDGAECEEEEAVFSLSAPPTNQWYHGKLDRTIAEERLRKAKTPGSYLIRESDRRPGSFVLSFLSKTNVVNHFRIIAMCGDYYIGGRRFSSLSDLIGYYSYVSCLLKGEKLLSPVAPPEPVEDRRRVRAILPYTKVPDTDEISFLKGDMFIVHNEHEDGWMWVTNVRTEEKGLIVNDLVEEVGREEDPHEGKIWYHGKISKQEAYNLLMTAGQVCSFLVRPSDSTPGDYSLFFRTNENIQRFKICPTPNNQYMMGGRYYNSVKDIIEHYRKEQIVEGYNLKDPVPNQQQEQVVCNIIDENREIYKTIRRKTKDAFYKNIVKKGYLLINKGKGKRWKNLYFILEGNDAQLIYFESEKRATKPKGLIDLSVSSVYCVHDSLFGRPNCFQIVIQHFSEEQCIFYFAGETPEQAQDWMKCLQTFCSNLRKPTQAISNKRLRQVSSLVLYVEEAHKLPIKHFTNPYCNIYLNSVHVARTHPRDGQNPVFTEEFIFDDLSSEINRFEISLSNKTKKSKESDILFMRCHLSRLQRGQMIDEWFPLSSHVPLKGIEPGSLRVRARYSMEKIMPEEEYNEFKEVILQRDFHVIYALAHVCGQDRTLLASILLRIFRHEKAEAPLLRTLNDREINVEDEATTLFRATTLASTLMEQYMKATATPFVHHALKDTILKVMESKQSCELNPSKLEKNEDVQLNLANLLTILSELVEKIFMAAEILPPTLRFIYGCLQKSVQQKWPTNTTMRTRVVSGFVFLRLICPAILNPRMFNIISDPPSATAGRTLTLVAKSVQNLANLVEFGAKEPYMEGVNPFIKNNKQRMIMFLDELGNVPDLPDAPEHFRTDLTRDLAALHEICAIHSDELRTLSNERGAQQHVLKKLLAVTELLQQKQVQYANSNSNR; translated from the exons ATGGACGCCGAGGTGCGGAACGAAGGCAGGAGCACAGTGGCAGCGGACGGTCGAGGCCCCGAATCGACCCAGTTTCCGTTTTATGCCAAACCGAATCGAGTGCGGGTGAGTGAGCTGTGCCAAGCCGCTGCGCCGAGCTACCGACCGCCGTCCGCCCCGTCCCCGTCCCCTGACGGCCTCAGCAGCGCCATGATCTATCCTGTGCAAGGAGAAGAGCTCACTCGAGCCGGGTCAAGCTCAGGACAAGGAGGAGGCTGCTATTCCCCAGGCTCAGAGGGAACAGAGAGCCGCACGTCTCCCAGCTCGGCGGCTCCGGACGGGCCTTCAGGTTTCCCGCCGCTTCCGCCTCCGCCGATGTTTCCCGGTTCCGGATCGCACGGCAGTGTGGACGAGAGCGACCAACAGGACGGAGCGGAGTGCGAGGAAGAGGAGGCTGTTTTCTCCCTCTCTGCACCACCCACTAACCA ATGGTACCATGGGAAGCTGGACCGGACCATTGCAGAGGAGCGGCTGCGCAAGGCCAAGACACCGGGCAGCTACTTGATCAGGGAGAGCGACCGGAGGCCTGGCTCTTTTGTGCTCTCCTTCCTCAGCAAGACCAATGTGGTCAACCATTTCAG GATCATTGCCATGTGCGGGGATTATTACATTGGCGGGAGACGCTTTTCATCCCTTTCAGACCTCATTGGTTATTACAGCTACGTGTCTTGCCTACTGAAAGGTGAAAAGCTGCTATCACCAGTGGCTCCACCAGAG CCTGTGGAAGACAGGAGAAGAGTGAGAGCCATCCTTCCATACACCAAAGTGCCAGATACAGACGAGATCAG ttTCCTCAAAGGAGACATGTTTATTGTTCACAATGAACATGAAGATGGCTGGATGTGGGTGACCAATGTCAGAACGGAGGAAAAGGGCCTTATAGTGAATGATctggtggaggaggtg GGACGAGAGGAGGATCCCCATGAGGGCAAAAT CTGGTACCATGGGAAAATCAGCAAACAAGAAGCATACAATCTGTTGATGACag CAGGCCAGGTGTGCAGCTTTCTGGTGCGGCCGTCAGACAGCACACCGGGAGACTACTCGCTCTTCTTCCGCACTAATGAGAACATCCAAAGGTTCAAGATCTGCCCCACCCCCAACAACCAGTACATGATGGGTGGAAGGTATTACAACAG TGTTAAGGATATCATCGAACACTATAGAAAAGAGCAGATTGTAGAAGGCTATAACCTGAAAGATCCTGTCCCAAATCAG caACAAGAACAAGTTGTCTGTAACATCATCGATGAGAATCGAGAAATTTACAAAACCATTCGGAGAAAAACGAAAGATGCGTTCTACAAAAACATTGTCAAGAAAGGATACCTCCTAATTAATAAAG GCAAAGGAAAACGCTGGAAGAACCTTTACTTCATTCTTGAGGGCAATGATGCTCAACTTATCTACTTTGAGAGCGAGAAACGAGCCACCAAACCCAAAGGGCTGATCGACCTCAGTGTGTCTTCAGTGTACTGTGTGCATGACAGTCTGTTTGGCAG GCCAAACTGTTTCCAGATAGTGATTCAGCACTTTAGTGAAGAGCAGTGCATTTTCTACTTTGCGGGAGAGACACCTGAGCAGGCCCAG GATTGGATGAAATGCCTACAAACCTTCTGCAGTAACTTGAGGAAGCCTACACAGGCCATTTCCAACAAGCGTCTACGTCAG GTGAGCAGCTTAGTGCTTTATGTGGAAGAGGCCCACAAACTTCCAATCAAACATTTCACAAACCCATACTGCAACATCTACTTGAACAGCGTGCATGTAGCCAGGACTCATCCAAGAGATGGCCAGAACCCAGTCTTCACAGAGGAGTTCATCTTTGA cGACTTATCCAGTGAAATCAATCGGTTTGAAATCAGCCTAAGCAACAAAACTAAGAAGAGTAAAGAAAGTGATATTT TGTTCATGCGTTGCCATCTGAGCCGCTTGCAGAGGGGCCAGATGATTGACGAGTGGTTCCCGCTGAGCTCTCATGTGCCTCTGAAGGGAATTGAGCCGGGCTCCTTGCGTGTGCGAGCGCGATATTCCATGGAGAAAATCATGCCAGAGGAAGAGTATAATGAATTCAAAGAG GTGATTCTACAAAGAGATTTCCACGTGATCTACGCGCTGGCTCATGTGTGTGGGCAGGACCGCACTCTGCTGGCCAGCATTCTGCTCCGGATCTTCAGACACGAGAAAGCCGAGGCCCCACTACTCAGGACTCTAAATGACCGAGAGATTAACGTGGAAG ATGAAGCCACCACTCTGTTTCGTGCCACCACGCTGGCCAGCACTCTGATGGAGCAGTACATGAAGGCCACAGCCACACCCTTCGTCCATCATGCCCTCAAAGATACCATTCTTAAGGTTATGGAGAGCAAGCAGTCCTGCGAG CTGAACCCATCTAAACTGGAAAAGAATGAGGATGTACAACTGAATCTGGCCAATCTGCTCACCATCCTCTCTGAGCTGGTTGAGAAGATCTTTATGGCTGCTGAGATCTTGCCACC AACTTTGAGGTTTATTTACGGGTGCCTGCAGAAGTCTGTGCAGCAGAAATGGCCCACTAACACTACAATGCGGACCAGAGTTGTGAG tGGTTTTGTCTTCCTGCGATTGATCTGCCCTGCCATTCTCAACCCCAGGATGTTCAACATCATCTCTG ATCCTCCTTCTGCTACTGCAGGCAGAACACTCACTCTTGTGGCCAAGTCAGTCCAGAACCTAGCCAATCTAGTGGAGTTTGGGGCCAAG GAGCCCTACATGGAAGGAGTGAATCCATTCattaagaataataaacaaCGCATGATCATGTTTCTGGATGAGTTGGGG AATGTCCCTGACTTGCCTGATGCTCCAGAGCACTTTAGGACTGATCTGACCCGAGACCTTGCTGCCCTGCACGAGATCTGTGCCATTCACTCCGATGAACTCCGCACCTTGAGCAACGAGAGAGGAGCACAGCAG CATGTGCTGAAAAAGCTGCTGGCCGTCACGGAGCTCCTCCAGCAAAAACAGGTGCAATACGCCAATTCCAACAGCAACAGGTAG
- the ccnh gene encoding cyclin-H: MYHNSSQKKFWTFSKETNLEKLRIEANQKFCAKALSLRKPGISESIFLDPSEEKVLFRHYEKRLLDFCTVFKPAMPKSVVGTACMYFRRFYLNNSLMEYHPRTIMLTCAYLSCKVDEFNVSSTQFVGNLQENPAAQERALEQILEYELLLIQQLNFHLVIHNPYRPLEGFLIDLKTRYPLLENPEMLRKNAEDFLNRAAMTDTGLLFSPSQIALTSVFNSAARAGLNMEPYLIECMGLKEKETLSKMYDAMRRIANLAKEYELPKAEEVAVCKQKLERIHAEFNSNTNLKRKHGYEDDDHVVKKPLVTEEEWTDEDLDIL; the protein is encoded by the exons GTTTTGTGCAAAAGCCCTAAGTCTCCGAAAG CCTGGAATAAGTGAATCCATATTTCTTGATCCCTCTGAAGAGAAAGTGCTCTTTAGACACTATGAGAAGAGATTGCTTGACTTCTGCACAGTTTTCAAACCTGCGATGCCCAAATCTGTGGTG GGCACGGCTTGTATGTATTTCcgaagattttatttaaacaactcATTAATGGAGTACCACCCAAGAACAATAAT GTTGACGTGTGCGTACTTGTCCTGTAAAGTGGACGAGTTTAATGTTTCCAGCACTCAGTTTGTGGGGAATCTTCAGGAGAATCCAGCAGCTCAGGAGAGAGCTCTGGAGCAGATCCTGGAGTATGAGCTGCTTCTCATCCAGCAGCTGAACTTCCACCTGGTGATCCACAACCCGTATCGGCCACTTGAAGGCTTTCTCATAGACCTGAAA ACAAGATATCCGCTATTGGAGAATCCAGAGATGTTGAGAAAAAACGCAGAGGATTTTCTTAATAGAGCAGCCATGACAGACACAGGCCTTTTGTTCTCTCCATCCCAGATCGCCCTCACTTCCGTCTTCAACAGCGCAGCTCGAGCAGGCCTCAACATGGAGCC GTATCTTATCGAGTGCATGGGTCTAAAAGAAAAGGAGACCCTTTCAAAGATGTATGACGCAATGAGGC GAATCGCTAATCTCGCTAAGGAATACGAGCTTCCCAAAGCCGAAGAAGTGGCCGTTTGCAAACAGAAACTGGAAAGGATTCACGCAGAGTTTAACAGCAACACAAACCT AAAAAGGAAGCATGGCTATGAAGATGACGACCACGTCGTGAAAAAGCCTCTTGTTACTGAAGAG GAGTGGACTGACGAAGACCTGGATATTTTGTAA